TCTAGCAGGGTGACCTTTTGCTTGATAATGCCATCGGCCTCCAGCTTTTTAATGCGGCGCCAGCAAGGTGTGTGCGACAAACCCACTCGATCACCCAGCTCGGCCATGGAGTAATCGGCGTTTTCTTGAAGGGTCCGGAGTATTTTACGATCAAACTCGTCGAGCATGGGGGTTGTCCTAATCCGCGGTTTTTTAGGTGATGGCTATCCTAACCACAGATGTTAACACGCCCCCGTAAACGGGCAAGAGGTTATTCGGGCGGCGGAGCCATGGCCAAGGCAGATTGCAGCCCGCGCACGGCAGCCTCGGGATTTTCGGCCCGGGTTACCGCGTTGATCACCGCCACGCTCTGCACGCCCATGGGCAAAAGCCGCGGCAAGGTGTGGGCATTGATGCCGCCAATCACCACCACTGGCAAGCGCGGGCGCAATAGGCGGTGCCAGTGCTGTAAATCCCGGGGTTCAAGCACAGGCACGGCCTTGGTGTGGCTGGTAAAGGCCGCGCCAAGCGCCAGGTAGCTGGGCTGGCAGGCCAGTGCCCGGCACCATTCGTACTCGCTGTGGCAGCTGATGCCCAGCCTGAGGCCCGCGCGGGCAAGTGCCGGCAGGTCGGTATCGGCCAGATCTTCCTGCCCTAGGTGCACACCGTAGGCGCCCAATGCCAGCGCGTCCTCCCAGTAGTCGTTGATATACACCTGGGCCTTGTGCGCACGCCCCAGCGCGATGGCCTGTTTGATAACCTGCAGCCGCTCTGAGGCCTGCAGGTTTTTGATGCGCAGCTGCAGGGTGCGCACACCGGATTTTAGTAGTCGCCGAAGCCATGGGAGGCTGTCAACCAACACATACAGGCCGGGCTCCGGGCAGGGTGCAAAGGGCGGGGTGCCGACGCCGGCGTGCAGTGTTTCATATTGGGCCTGGGTGAGGCACAGGGGGAAATCCTCAAGTGCTTGCGGCTCGCCGGTTTGGGCCACGGGCCCGGGTGCAGTGCCCACCGGTTGCCCCAGCCGCAGGCCCCTGTACACGTAGGCATGTGCCAACACCACCGCATCGGCCAGGGCTTTGCCGTGGGCCAAAAATGCCGCCAGGCTGCTGGCCAGCACGCAACCGGTGCCGCGGCTATGGGGGGCATTCAGGCGCGGGCTTCTAAGCCAGAATTGCTGGTTGCTACTGCAAAAATAACTATCTACCCAGTTTGCCTGTGCCCCGTGCCCGCCCTTAACCCACACTGCCTGCGCGCCGGCCGCCAGTGCTTTGTTGGCGCTAGCGGTAAGCGTTTTGGGGCAGGCCAGTGCCTGTTCATCCAGCCCCGCCCAGGCCGCAAGCTCCGGCAGGTTGGGGGTAAACACCGCACCGGGCAACAAGCGTGTGCGGGCAAGTACGCGCAGGTTTTGGCTCGCGCTGCTGACCGGGTCTTGCACCCAGGGCAGGTGCGCATTGGCGCGCTGGCAGGCACTTATGGCTTCAAATTGTGCGCTGTTGCAGATCAGCCCCACCTTCACTGCCCGCGCGGGGGTGTCTGCCGCGAGGGTGCGCCACAGCTCGGAAATGCCCGGCTGGGCCAGTGGCTCGGCGCTGTGGCAGCTGTGGCCATTTTGTAGGGTGATGCTCGTGGGAATGGCGCTGCCATGGCAGCCGAGATCGGCCAGCGTGCGCAGGTCGGCCAAGAGCCCCGCATGGCCACTTGGGTCTATGCCGCCAATGGCGCATACCACGGGCCTGGGCCCGGTGCGGGTTTGCCTGTGATGATTCATGGTGCCGCCTGTTCCAGAAACGGCTGGCCGAGGGTGGGTGTGGAGGGGCTGGCCGTTTGCGCGGGCGCCATAACGCCCGCCAGAAACGCAGTGCGCCCGGCGCTGACTGCCTGCGCGAAGGCGCGGGCCATGGCTACCGGGTCGCAGGCGCGGGCCACGGCGGAATTCAGCAATACGGCGTCAAACCCCATTTCCATGGCTTGGGCTGCGTGGGAGGGCGCACCCAGGCCCGCATCGATAATAAGCGGGGTGTCGGGCAGGCGATCGCGCAGGGTGCGCAGGTTGTAGGGGTTCATCAGGCCCAGGCCCGTGCCAATGGGGGCGCCCCAGGGCATGAGCACTTCACAGCCCACATCCAGCAGGCGCTTTGCCAGCACCAGATCATCGGTGGTGTAGGGCAGTACTTTGAAGCCGCGTTCAATGAGTGTGGCGGCGGCCTCTACCAGGCCAAAGGGGCAGGGCTGGAGGTTGTAGTCGTCACCAATGACCTCGAGTTTGATCCAGGGGGTTTGAAACAGCTCGCGCGACATTTCTGCCAAATTCACGGCCTCGGTGGCTGAGGTGCAACCGGCGGTGTTGGGCAAGAGTTTACACCCGCTGGTGCGCAGCAGGTTCCAGAAGTCGTTAGGTGTATTGGCTTGCGGGTTTTGCCGGCGCAAGCTCAGGGTTACCCATTCGGTGCCGGCTGCTTGCAGGCTGTCGAGCATGATTTGCGGTGAGGGGTAAAGGGCGCTGCCAAGCAACAGGCGCGCGTTAAATGGCTCGCCATAAAGTGTGAATGAATCCATTTCAGCCTCCACTTACCGGTACTACCACATCCAGCCGATCGCCAGTTTTTAAGCGGTGTTCAGCGTACAGATGGCGCGGCACAAACTGGCCGTTTACCGCCACCGCGTATTGCTCTGGCAGCGCAGGCCAAAGGGCCAGGGCCTCGGCCAGTACCGAGGCATCAGCAAGCTCTAATGGCTCATTGTTAATGGTGACAGTCAGCATGGTGGCTGATCTCCTGTTGCGCGGGGGTTAGCGCGTGGGGGTGAATGTCTAGGTGAAACAGCAGCGCCTCAACCATGGCCGGTGCCAGTAAAAACCCGTGCCGGTAGAGCCCGTTCAAGCGCACCAAACCCGGGTGAATGTCGAGCCGGGGCCGGTGATCCATAAACGCCGGGCGCAGGTTGACGCGGCTGGCGAGAATGCGCGCCTCGGCAAAGGCGGGGTTTAGAGCGTAGAGCGCGCTGCTAAGCTCCCAATGCGAGCGCAGGCTGATGGGCGAGCGATCTTCCGATTCGATTTCAGTGGCGCCCAGCACATACCGCTGGCCGGGTTTGGGCACCAGATAGAGCTTGTAGCGCGGGTGCAGGCAGCGAACCGGGCGGGTAATTTGTACCTCCGGGCAGGCGATTTCGAGCAGTTCGCCGCGCTGACCGCGCAGGCCATGCAGCGCACCTTTGGCGCCTACGCCCCGGCAGTCGAGCACCCAGTCTGCCCGGTTATCCCCAAGCTTATAGGGCTCGGGTTCTACCGCCTGGCCGCTCAACACCGGCACCTGCAAATACTTGAGTTCAATAAGCAGCTGATCCATCAACGCCTGGTTATCAATGTGCGCCT
This genomic stretch from Simiduia sp. 21SJ11W-1 harbors:
- a CDS encoding thiazole synthase codes for the protein MDSFTLYGEPFNARLLLGSALYPSPQIMLDSLQAAGTEWVTLSLRRQNPQANTPNDFWNLLRTSGCKLLPNTAGCTSATEAVNLAEMSRELFQTPWIKLEVIGDDYNLQPCPFGLVEAAATLIERGFKVLPYTTDDLVLAKRLLDVGCEVLMPWGAPIGTGLGLMNPYNLRTLRDRLPDTPLIIDAGLGAPSHAAQAMEMGFDAVLLNSAVARACDPVAMARAFAQAVSAGRTAFLAGVMAPAQTASPSTPTLGQPFLEQAAP
- a CDS encoding bifunctional hydroxymethylpyrimidine kinase/phosphomethylpyrimidine kinase — protein: MNHHRQTRTGPRPVVCAIGGIDPSGHAGLLADLRTLADLGCHGSAIPTSITLQNGHSCHSAEPLAQPGISELWRTLAADTPARAVKVGLICNSAQFEAISACQRANAHLPWVQDPVSSASQNLRVLARTRLLPGAVFTPNLPELAAWAGLDEQALACPKTLTASANKALAAGAQAVWVKGGHGAQANWVDSYFCSSNQQFWLRSPRLNAPHSRGTGCVLASSLAAFLAHGKALADAVVLAHAYVYRGLRLGQPVGTAPGPVAQTGEPQALEDFPLCLTQAQYETLHAGVGTPPFAPCPEPGLYVLVDSLPWLRRLLKSGVRTLQLRIKNLQASERLQVIKQAIALGRAHKAQVYINDYWEDALALGAYGVHLGQEDLADTDLPALARAGLRLGISCHSEYEWCRALACQPSYLALGAAFTSHTKAVPVLEPRDLQHWHRLLRPRLPVVVIGGINAHTLPRLLPMGVQSVAVINAVTRAENPEAAVRGLQSALAMAPPPE
- a CDS encoding FAD-dependent oxidoreductase, which translates into the protein MALRVAVAGAGLLGRLCAWRLALAGHRVQLFEAGSLSPSPAAATTAAGMISPLAELADSEPLIHALGTHSLGLWPGWLAALSQPVSFAQQGSLVVAHRQDQTLLAEFHRKLKHRLQQAAEHSRPIAVPENLNAEALHALEPALGHFNKGLLLPGEAHIDNQALMDQLLIELKYLQVPVLSGQAVEPEPYKLGDNRADWVLDCRGVGAKGALHGLRGQRGELLEIACPEVQITRPVRCLHPRYKLYLVPKPGQRYVLGATEIESEDRSPISLRSHWELSSALYALNPAFAEARILASRVNLRPAFMDHRPRLDIHPGLVRLNGLYRHGFLLAPAMVEALLFHLDIHPHALTPAQQEISHHADCHH
- the thiS gene encoding sulfur carrier protein ThiS, which produces MLTVTINNEPLELADASVLAEALALWPALPEQYAVAVNGQFVPRHLYAEHRLKTGDRLDVVVPVSGG